In Rhodamnia argentea isolate NSW1041297 chromosome 5, ASM2092103v1, whole genome shotgun sequence, the DNA window GCTTGCATAACCGATATATTGTTATTTGCATCTCTAGTGATAACATGAAGCTTGCCCAGTAAGCTAGCAAGTAAATAGGGAGACTCTGAATCAGCAAAGTCGCGAATAGGAACTTCTTCCGTAATGACTTTCCAAGCATCATCTTGTTGATCATATACCTTGATCTTAGCACTATCAAGAGAACTAGAAGGATCCAACGAATACAACTCCCTTCTACAGTGACACTCAATTTCGTGCCTGCCTGCCTTGCAGGCTAACCCTCGCCCATGCCAGTCGGCATTTCGACCCATGAATTCATCTCTGGATCATATACTTCTCCTCCGACATCTACAAAGAAAGGCCAGCAGTACAAACTTTGAGGCACCAGCAACCTTCCCCTGTATGAAGTCATTCCAGTGGCAATAGGCTTAAGTAGATCAGCAAGGAATGCAGTAGGAAGCACCTGAGCTTTGGCAAAAGGCATGCTTGGTATTTGGGACCATAAACCAGTGAGGGGGTCATACACTTCTGCTGATTGAAGTGGGGTCAAACCACCACGACCACGAGTGACCCCACCAACAACATAAAGCTTATTGTTCAATATGCCTGTCTTACAATAAGCTCTACCAATGGACATGGGACTTGCTTCACTCCACGTATTTAGAGTGGGATCATATCGCCAAACGCTAGTCAAGGCCGAGGCTCTAGAAAAGCCACCGATCACATAGAGGCATCCATTAACAGCCCCAACTGCACATCCACAAAAAGCCATCCGATCTAGTCCGTCTTttctcccaagccagcccctGATGACATCTGCAATTCTAATACTTGAACCCATAACGTTCCACATCCGTAAGCTCCCAAGGCCTTTCCTCGATTCATCTTCGAATGAAACCATAGGCATTGGGGGCAATCTTTGCCATCTCATTGATGAAGGATCCAAAGCATGCCACAAAAGCTTATCCTCATCCACTTTGGTCAAAATATAGAGCCATTCCTCAGATGTTCCGAGCTCCTTCCTCAAACTGAAGAGTTCAGCACTTGTAATCGCATTTTTCCAAGATCGTGACACTGACTTTACTTTCAAATAGCAGGTTCTAGGAAGTCTGGCCAGAATCTGAAATGATATCTCGTCCGGAAGGCTGGGTATCAACC includes these proteins:
- the LOC115755146 gene encoding LOW QUALITY PROTEIN: F-box/kelch-repeat protein At1g22040 (The sequence of the model RefSeq protein was modified relative to this genomic sequence to represent the inferred CDS: inserted 1 base in 1 codon; substituted 1 base at 1 genomic stop codon), with protein sequence MGAILSLNGSRCRARETYEIAPGEICKRQKVSSSSFEDDTRLIPSLPDEISFQILARLPRTCYLKVKSVSRSWKNAITSAELFSLRKELGTSEEWLYILTKVDEDKLLWHALDPSSMRWQRLPPMPMVSFEDESRKGLGSLRMWNVMGSSIRIADVIRGWLGRKDGLDRMAFCGCAVGAVNGCLYVIGGFSRASALTSVWRYDPTLNTWSEASPMSIGRAYCKTGILNNKLYVVGGVTRGRGGLTPLQSAEVYDPLTGLWSQIPSMPFAKAQVLPTAFLADLLKPIATGMTSYRGRLLVPQSLYCWPFFVDVGGEVYDPEMNSWVEMPTGMGEGXPARQAGTKLSVTVEGXLYSLDPSSSLDSAKIKVYDQQDDAWKVITEEVPIRDFADSESPYLLASLLGKLHVITRDANNNISVMQADVQNNLNPFPMVSSSLAEDSVFKVQSERNLWKVIATKCAGSAELVSCLALDI